Proteins encoded by one window of Halomonas sp. SH5A2:
- the fdhA gene encoding formaldehyde dehydrogenase, glutathione-independent, with protein MNAANRGVVYKGPGEVAVESIAYPELALGNRKCEHGVILKVVTTNICGSDQHMVRGRTTAQPGLVLGHEITGMVVEAGRDVEFIKPGDLVSVPFNIACGRCRNCKEGQTGICLNVNPSRPGAAYGYVDMGGWVGGQTEYVMVPYADFNLLKFPDADQAMEKIKDLTLLSDIFPTGFHGCVTAGVGPGSTVYIAGAGPVGLAAAASAQLLGAACVIVGDMIEERLAQARSFGCETIDLTEDGDMADKIEVILGEREVDAFVDCVGFEAHACGCNHGKEAPATVLNSAMSLTRAGGQIGIPGLYVTEDPGSADEAAKQGALSMRFGLGWAKSHSFHTGQCPVMKYHRPLMQAILFGKVNIADAVNVQMINLDQAPQGYADFDGGAAKKFVIDPHGSVA; from the coding sequence ATGAATGCAGCCAACCGCGGAGTGGTCTACAAAGGGCCGGGTGAAGTCGCCGTCGAGTCCATCGCTTATCCCGAACTCGCCCTCGGCAATCGCAAATGCGAGCACGGCGTAATTCTCAAGGTCGTCACCACCAACATCTGCGGCAGCGACCAGCATATGGTACGCGGCCGTACCACTGCCCAACCTGGTCTGGTACTCGGCCACGAAATCACCGGCATGGTGGTCGAGGCCGGTCGCGACGTCGAATTTATCAAACCGGGCGACCTGGTCTCGGTGCCGTTCAACATTGCCTGTGGCCGCTGCCGCAACTGTAAGGAAGGCCAGACCGGTATCTGTCTCAACGTCAATCCATCGCGTCCTGGCGCTGCCTATGGCTATGTGGATATGGGCGGCTGGGTCGGCGGCCAGACCGAATACGTGATGGTCCCCTATGCCGATTTTAACCTGCTGAAGTTCCCGGATGCCGATCAGGCCATGGAGAAGATCAAGGATCTGACCCTGCTCTCCGATATCTTCCCCACCGGCTTCCACGGCTGCGTGACCGCCGGTGTCGGCCCCGGCAGCACTGTCTATATTGCCGGTGCGGGCCCCGTGGGGCTGGCCGCGGCGGCTTCAGCTCAGTTGCTGGGTGCGGCCTGCGTGATCGTCGGCGACATGATCGAAGAACGTCTGGCCCAGGCCCGCAGCTTTGGTTGCGAGACCATCGACCTGACCGAGGACGGCGACATGGCCGACAAGATCGAGGTGATCCTGGGTGAGCGTGAGGTTGATGCCTTTGTCGACTGCGTTGGCTTCGAGGCCCACGCCTGCGGCTGCAACCACGGCAAGGAAGCGCCCGCGACCGTATTGAACTCGGCGATGTCGTTGACCCGCGCGGGTGGTCAGATTGGCATTCCGGGGCTATATGTGACTGAAGACCCAGGGTCGGCCGACGAGGCAGCCAAGCAGGGTGCGCTGAGCATGCGCTTTGGTCTCGGCTGGGCCAAGTCCCACAGTTTCCATACCGGACAGTGCCCGGTGATGAAGTATCATCGCCCACTGATGCAGGCGATCCTGTTCGGCAAGGTCAATATTGCCGATGCG
- a CDS encoding BCCT family transporter codes for MNNNDDPVLSPGQDNTQIMGMDFHNPVFPLSSLAILLFILYALVYPDAANTHLGLAKNWSIEHFDWLFMIAGNVFVVFCLVLICLPLGRIRLGGKDATPEYSRASWFAMLFAAGMGIGLMFWSVAEPVAYYTDWYGTPLNAPAGTPEGASAAMGATMFHWGLHPWAIYGVVALSLAFFAYNKGLPLTLRSAFYPILGERTRGWAGHIIDILAVLSTIFGLATSLGFGATQAASGLAYLFDTPNTIGTQLAIIVVVTVIALFSVWRGIDGGVKLFSNINMVIAALLLVFVVVAGPTLMILTGIGTTALDYASQLLPLSNWIGRDDDTWYHGWTIFYWAWWISWSPFVGMFIARVSRGRTVREFLIAVLLVPTLVTLVWMSAFGGTALYQAANGVGELANGIGDVSLAMFHMLEQLPLTSITSTLAIILVLVFFITSSDSGSLVIDNITAGGKTDAPKGQRVFWAALEGVIAGVLLYGGGSTALSALQAGAVATGLPFTLVLLVMCFSLYVGLHKEWRQLNAVPKAAH; via the coding sequence ATGAACAACAATGACGACCCGGTCCTGTCACCCGGACAGGACAATACTCAGATAATGGGGATGGATTTTCATAACCCTGTCTTTCCACTGTCCTCTCTCGCCATTCTGCTATTCATTCTTTACGCACTGGTCTACCCCGATGCCGCTAATACCCACCTTGGGCTTGCCAAGAATTGGTCGATCGAGCACTTCGACTGGCTGTTCATGATTGCAGGCAACGTTTTTGTGGTGTTCTGCCTCGTCCTTATCTGCCTGCCCCTCGGGCGGATTCGTCTGGGCGGCAAGGATGCCACGCCGGAATACTCACGCGCCTCCTGGTTCGCCATGCTGTTTGCGGCGGGCATGGGCATCGGCCTGATGTTCTGGAGCGTGGCTGAGCCGGTGGCTTATTACACCGACTGGTACGGCACGCCCTTGAATGCGCCGGCGGGCACCCCGGAAGGCGCCAGCGCTGCCATGGGCGCGACCATGTTCCATTGGGGCCTTCATCCCTGGGCCATCTATGGGGTAGTGGCACTGTCGCTAGCCTTCTTTGCCTATAACAAGGGCCTGCCGCTCACGCTGCGCTCCGCCTTTTACCCGATTCTGGGCGAGCGGACCCGCGGCTGGGCAGGCCATATCATTGATATTCTCGCCGTGCTATCGACTATTTTTGGCCTGGCCACCTCGCTTGGCTTTGGCGCCACCCAGGCGGCCAGCGGTCTCGCCTATCTGTTCGACACTCCCAACACCATCGGCACCCAACTGGCGATTATCGTGGTGGTCACGGTGATTGCGCTGTTCTCGGTTTGGCGGGGTATTGACGGTGGCGTCAAGCTGTTCTCGAACATCAACATGGTCATCGCGGCGCTGCTGCTGGTGTTTGTGGTGGTGGCGGGGCCGACCCTGATGATCCTGACCGGGATCGGTACCACAGCGCTGGACTACGCGAGCCAGCTTCTGCCGCTATCGAACTGGATAGGTCGCGATGACGACACCTGGTACCACGGCTGGACGATCTTTTACTGGGCGTGGTGGATCTCCTGGTCACCGTTTGTCGGCATGTTTATCGCCCGCGTTTCCCGAGGACGCACGGTGCGTGAGTTTCTGATCGCGGTACTGCTGGTACCGACACTGGTCACGCTGGTATGGATGAGCGCCTTTGGCGGAACAGCGCTTTATCAGGCTGCTAACGGGGTGGGCGAGTTGGCCAACGGTATCGGTGATGTCTCGCTGGCGATGTTCCACATGCTGGAACAGCTGCCCCTGACCAGCATCACCTCGACGCTGGCCATCATTCTGGTGCTGGTGTTCTTTATTACCTCATCCGACTCCGGCTCGCTGGTGATCGACAACATCACTGCGGGCGGCAAGACCGATGCGCCCAAGGGCCAACGGGTGTTCTGGGCCGCACTCGAAGGCGTGATTGCCGGCGTACTGCTTTACGGCGGCGGCAGCACCGCGCTCAGCGCGCTGCAGGCAGGCGCAGTGGCCACCGGATTGCCCTTCACTCTGGTGCTTCTGGTGATGTGCTTCAGCCTTTACGTGGGGCTTCATAAAGAGTGGCGCCAGCTCAACGCGGTGCCTAAAGCCGCCCACTAG